Proteins encoded within one genomic window of Bacteroides sedimenti:
- a CDS encoding leucine-rich repeat domain-containing protein, which produces MKRLNLLRWILSTVCLFMGINLSAATIHVQKAGTLSSLISEKDKYKITDLILTGELNGDDILFIREMAGRGGSPEKITEGKLTKLNLEKVSFMKGGCPYYKSGRTCFYSENNKLTDFMFYDLINLTSLTLPSSISSIGSKALYGCKNLTSLSVPNSVVSINYRAFYRCTGLKSVTIGSNVTSIDNSAFLGCDGLVKFDVSNKNRLYRDVRGVLFTKDKSRLVAYPNSRLGSYIIPEGTILIDKFAFAGCSELTTVFIPNSVTNIAQGAFSNCSKLSSVTIGSRVNGIGEGAFYGCAELKEFRVLENNRYYTAIDGVLFSKDETRIILYPNAMSRKYSIPNKVTSIACEAFMGCTGLNSVTIPESMTLIENNAFLCCSEIKEMHCKSSNPPATLENNLSTDFIGIDKELCILYVPKGAKDKYRQAKEWNEFANIIEE; this is translated from the coding sequence ATGAAAAGATTAAATCTCCTTAGATGGATATTGTCTACTGTTTGTTTATTTATGGGTATTAATCTATCTGCTGCAACAATTCATGTACAAAAAGCAGGAACCCTTTCTTCATTGATATCAGAAAAAGATAAATATAAAATTACCGATTTAATTTTAACCGGCGAACTGAATGGAGATGACATTCTATTTATCCGCGAAATGGCAGGTAGAGGAGGTAGCCCGGAAAAGATTACAGAAGGTAAGCTTACAAAGCTCAACCTGGAAAAGGTTTCTTTTATGAAAGGCGGATGTCCATACTATAAATCGGGCCGTACTTGTTTCTATAGTGAAAATAATAAGCTCACCGATTTCATGTTTTACGACCTGATAAATTTAACCTCATTAACTCTTCCTTCCTCTATTTCTTCAATTGGCAGCAAGGCACTTTATGGATGCAAAAATTTAACTTCTCTCTCTGTCCCAAACAGTGTCGTTTCTATTAACTACAGAGCCTTTTACCGTTGCACAGGGTTAAAGTCGGTTACAATTGGATCGAATGTAACATCAATCGACAACTCGGCATTTCTGGGATGTGACGGACTGGTAAAATTTGATGTTTCGAATAAAAATAGACTATATAGAGATGTACGCGGTGTTCTTTTCACAAAAGACAAAAGCCGGCTGGTAGCTTATCCTAATTCCAGATTGGGAAGTTATATCATTCCAGAAGGAACTATCCTGATAGACAAGTTTGCTTTTGCAGGATGTTCTGAACTCACCACTGTCTTTATTCCCAATAGTGTGACTAATATTGCACAAGGAGCTTTTTCTAATTGTTCCAAATTAAGTTCGGTTACTATTGGCAGCCGTGTAAACGGCATTGGCGAAGGAGCTTTCTATGGATGCGCAGAATTAAAGGAGTTTAGAGTTTTAGAAAACAACCGATACTATACAGCTATTGACGGGGTTTTATTCAGTAAAGATGAGACCAGAATAATACTATATCCTAATGCTATGTCGAGGAAATACTCTATCCCCAACAAAGTGACATCAATTGCCTGCGAGGCTTTCATGGGATGCACTGGACTCAACTCAGTCACAATTCCCGAAAGCATGACATTAATAGAGAACAACGCATTTCTTTGTTGTTCAGAAATCAAAGAAATGCATTGTAAAAGCAGTAACCCACCTGCCACTCTTGAAAACAATCTGTCTACCGATTTTATAGGAATTGATAAAGAACTATGCATTCTCTATGTTCCCAAAGGAGCAAAAGACAAGTACAGACAAGCAAAAGAATGGAACGAGTTCGCAAATATTATTGAAGAATAA
- a CDS encoding LamG-like jellyroll fold domain-containing protein, with amino-acid sequence MANKHTHKLLIAGLFFLIPYELSAQDTIPVNYIKYPDYKSVKVSEFYNPHKYPWSRKRMAVVLPRRVDNSEKIYFPPVFNQDNGSCGSASRIGYMFTEEINAYRGTDASLPENIYPTHFTWLLTNHGPGKEGMARDNGIPNMNMYGGRTYSKLFGNQGNEDPFGWMTGYDKWYSAMFNRISETSNIGPLDQQQYANILKGWLYDHNGDPAFQGRGGVAGIGVASAATLGTISTGKNVGQKYIKYWGDQVDHALTIVGYDDDIWCDINADGVQTSDEVGAWIIVNSWGSGWANKGLVYCPYSQAKPTRTATGYWQPELYHIRKNYRPLKALKVKMNFSHRSELSLSVGASTDMNANVPDREIPLSHFTYCGWQKVNGIKLNNVPMLGQWADGVMHTEDMEFGYDITDLVSSFDLSKPLKYFFIVNSSADATGVGKIADCSIMDYALDEKGIEIPFTQKNVTISTLGKQTVITTSLQGEPLNAPLNLTWISDTGLSWTKPQYSPYTLEGYKVYKNNNKIATLNADATSYIATESKIGDSYVVSAFYTVNGMEVESNMSNQVNKLASATRAAISETGSINFGGYGFSIPNVFTNGMPQCTIEFWMKPAAITNWNFQMGPGWGKFLFHLNSGGGISVGYTTSNRIHNVAPVNINEWTHIAIVLDGSKITLYKNGQSVGTTIDSGNGMPALSTFLVGASGNGINGNLDEFRIWNKALTQDEILSRKDQLILHPETLPNLVAYYQMDMNSTLLKDCKGGNNASPTGTITHSATDYPLKGTINDFTLSNSSCYVGEVIEISSSTNPFNTASIQWNVPAAGIINSAVLKPSLIFNGEGTFQVSKSVTLSTGEILTATKNVVVKSLPLPEPLFAASKDTIITGERVSFENKTATPLNGYLWTMKGAETESATTVNAGATYSQVGVYLVILTANNVTGQKSFSKTIVVNSSAPKADFETAQRYILKGETVKFVDKSLYTPDTYKWTFAGGTPQTSTVPNPTVTYTNSGKFKVKLTVANEKGESTVEKTNYVIVSNDISGNSLSFDGDNDMLTINGLFSEKSSASPFTIEWWMKPTDNKDDCQIMATDAFSITETSKGGLSIGFGADDRMTVDNGTLEKESWDHYAFTFNAGAGVFYKNGTAIATRTFTTKSVMPSSWTNGLRVGNATNSANVTIDELRIWNSARTQLELLQNLNARMLDTQNQTALDGYFRFDESATVNPKDYSSHNRFALRRNIGPEGDMWSASMAFCVPDYVANEFTPDSNSTYIIRDQDGNRFNTGGDATWSQFRTQFAADGTMTGLCEPSKATYGLNSKYVRTGSSEFAISLNSTGSWNLKDINTDLYARVDQGFMIPSNTDYRVLFSSFHKDNFENVRICYGVGKYMKVSGNNWVSGSSLRDFSFLFEEVKPISSVTTFSEVNGSTMQQLRFNAYSRLNGTPKTLQGSVSYAMTMESGKWYPLNFAAPLEEVSFQGKIVNGDTVRLGGKMTLEADFEVRKYENGQLYAVKSFDKALPAGAYLIRLKNGMLNDKNIIFRTAMNVQFKDTPTQPRTNCLCGSDMARSTSVSGITGYYIVNSTGDKMTFVKGSLPSLAPFEAYVPYTGNVDTAFAEIDLNGEAIFISGVESEVEGKVEVMVENGYIKVTGTESLFTVYTISGTEVSALKQQSPGYYLVIVDGKAYKILVH; translated from the coding sequence ATGGCCAACAAACACACACACAAACTTCTTATCGCAGGACTGTTTTTTCTGATTCCATACGAACTTTCTGCTCAGGATACCATTCCAGTAAATTACATAAAATATCCCGACTATAAATCAGTCAAGGTTAGCGAGTTTTATAATCCTCATAAATATCCTTGGTCTCGCAAACGAATGGCTGTTGTGCTACCTCGAAGGGTGGATAACTCGGAAAAGATCTATTTTCCTCCGGTTTTTAATCAGGATAACGGGTCGTGTGGCTCTGCTTCACGCATAGGTTATATGTTCACTGAAGAGATCAATGCATACAGAGGTACAGATGCATCGCTTCCCGAAAACATTTATCCAACACATTTCACTTGGTTGTTGACCAATCATGGTCCTGGCAAAGAAGGTATGGCTAGAGATAATGGCATTCCAAACATGAATATGTATGGAGGACGAACCTATTCAAAATTGTTTGGTAATCAAGGAAACGAAGATCCATTTGGTTGGATGACCGGATATGATAAGTGGTACAGTGCCATGTTTAATCGTATTTCGGAAACTTCAAATATAGGCCCGTTGGATCAGCAACAGTATGCTAATATTCTAAAAGGATGGCTATATGATCACAATGGAGATCCGGCATTTCAAGGACGCGGAGGGGTTGCTGGAATTGGGGTTGCTAGTGCAGCGACACTAGGAACAATAAGTACCGGTAAGAATGTCGGTCAAAAATATATAAAATACTGGGGAGATCAGGTGGATCATGCATTAACTATTGTGGGTTACGACGATGATATCTGGTGTGATATAAATGCTGACGGGGTGCAGACATCCGATGAAGTGGGTGCATGGATTATTGTAAACTCATGGGGATCCGGGTGGGCTAACAAGGGATTGGTGTACTGTCCGTATTCTCAGGCGAAGCCAACCAGAACTGCAACTGGATACTGGCAACCAGAACTTTATCATATTCGTAAGAATTATCGTCCACTTAAGGCGTTAAAGGTAAAAATGAACTTTAGCCACCGAAGCGAGCTTAGCCTGAGCGTTGGTGCATCGACAGATATGAATGCAAATGTCCCCGACAGAGAGATACCTTTGTCCCACTTTACTTATTGTGGCTGGCAGAAAGTAAATGGAATAAAATTGAATAATGTTCCGATGCTAGGACAATGGGCTGATGGAGTGATGCATACTGAAGACATGGAGTTTGGTTATGACATCACAGATCTGGTCTCTTCTTTTGATCTGTCTAAGCCACTAAAATATTTCTTTATTGTCAACTCCAGCGCAGATGCTACCGGAGTCGGAAAAATAGCAGACTGTTCTATAATGGATTATGCGCTTGATGAAAAAGGGATCGAAATTCCATTTACTCAGAAAAATGTCACTATTTCTACACTTGGAAAACAAACAGTCATCACAACATCTTTGCAGGGAGAACCGCTCAATGCACCCCTCAACCTTACCTGGATATCCGATACAGGGTTGAGTTGGACAAAACCTCAATATTCTCCTTACACTTTGGAAGGTTATAAGGTTTACAAGAATAATAATAAAATAGCAACTCTTAATGCCGATGCCACATCATACATCGCAACAGAATCAAAGATTGGCGATAGTTATGTCGTTTCAGCATTTTACACAGTGAATGGTATGGAGGTTGAATCAAATATGAGCAATCAAGTGAACAAGCTGGCATCTGCTACTAGAGCGGCCATTTCTGAAACTGGAAGTATCAACTTTGGAGGATATGGATTTTCCATTCCAAACGTTTTTACCAACGGAATGCCACAATGTACCATTGAATTCTGGATGAAACCAGCTGCTATCACTAACTGGAACTTCCAAATGGGACCGGGTTGGGGGAAATTTCTTTTTCACCTAAATAGTGGCGGAGGTATCTCTGTGGGATATACTACATCCAACAGAATTCATAATGTTGCTCCTGTTAATATCAACGAATGGACACATATTGCAATAGTGCTCGATGGCTCTAAAATTACTCTTTATAAAAATGGTCAGTCTGTTGGCACTACCATTGATAGTGGGAATGGTATGCCTGCCCTTTCAACTTTTTTGGTAGGTGCTTCTGGTAATGGAATCAATGGAAACCTTGATGAATTCCGCATCTGGAACAAAGCGCTTACACAGGATGAAATTTTATCACGAAAGGATCAGCTCATTCTGCATCCGGAGACGCTTCCAAATTTGGTGGCATATTACCAAATGGACATGAACTCCACTCTGTTGAAAGATTGCAAAGGAGGAAACAATGCTTCTCCTACTGGTACTATTACTCATTCTGCAACAGATTATCCTCTCAAAGGGACGATTAACGATTTTACTCTTAGCAACTCTTCTTGTTACGTTGGAGAAGTCATAGAAATCAGTTCATCAACAAATCCTTTCAATACAGCATCTATCCAATGGAATGTTCCTGCAGCAGGTATCATAAATTCTGCCGTTCTGAAACCGTCATTGATTTTTAATGGTGAAGGAACCTTTCAGGTGTCTAAGAGTGTTACATTAAGTACAGGAGAGATTCTGACAGCTACAAAAAATGTAGTAGTTAAGTCATTACCTCTACCTGAACCACTATTTGCTGCAAGCAAAGATACTATTATAACAGGTGAACGTGTTTCATTTGAGAACAAGACTGCGACCCCGCTTAACGGCTATCTCTGGACAATGAAAGGCGCTGAAACTGAATCAGCAACAACCGTTAATGCAGGGGCAACTTACAGTCAGGTAGGGGTGTATTTAGTTATTCTTACAGCAAACAATGTTACCGGTCAGAAGTCGTTTTCGAAAACAATCGTGGTAAATAGTTCGGCTCCGAAAGCAGACTTTGAAACGGCTCAGAGATATATACTGAAGGGGGAAACAGTTAAGTTTGTCGACAAGAGTCTCTATACCCCTGATACATATAAATGGACGTTTGCTGGTGGAACACCACAGACCTCGACTGTGCCCAACCCAACAGTGACATATACTAACTCTGGTAAGTTCAAGGTGAAGCTGACGGTAGCTAATGAGAAAGGGGAAAGCACCGTAGAGAAAACTAATTATGTAATCGTATCGAACGATATCTCGGGTAACTCGCTTTCATTTGACGGAGATAATGATATGCTGACAATAAACGGTCTGTTCAGTGAAAAGAGCTCTGCTTCCCCGTTTACCATTGAGTGGTGGATGAAACCAACTGATAATAAAGATGACTGCCAGATCATGGCGACAGATGCTTTCAGTATTACAGAAACTTCTAAAGGAGGATTGTCGATTGGTTTTGGAGCCGATGACAGAATGACTGTGGACAACGGCACACTAGAAAAAGAAAGCTGGGATCATTATGCATTCACTTTCAATGCAGGAGCAGGAGTCTTTTATAAAAACGGAACGGCGATAGCTACCAGAACTTTTACCACAAAGAGCGTAATGCCTTCTTCCTGGACCAATGGCCTGAGAGTTGGCAACGCCACTAATTCGGCTAATGTTACCATTGATGAACTCCGCATCTGGAATTCCGCACGCACTCAACTTGAACTGCTACAAAACCTGAATGCAAGAATGCTTGATACTCAGAATCAGACAGCTTTAGATGGATACTTCCGGTTTGATGAATCAGCAACAGTAAATCCGAAAGATTATTCATCACATAACCGTTTTGCTCTCCGTCGAAATATTGGTCCGGAAGGAGATATGTGGTCGGCATCCATGGCTTTTTGTGTGCCCGATTATGTGGCAAACGAGTTTACTCCTGATAGCAATTCTACCTATATTATCCGCGACCAGGACGGGAATCGTTTCAATACAGGAGGCGACGCAACTTGGTCTCAGTTCAGAACCCAGTTTGCGGCAGATGGAACTATGACAGGGCTTTGTGAACCTTCGAAAGCAACCTATGGGCTGAATAGTAAATATGTACGTACCGGTAGTAGTGAGTTTGCTATATCTTTAAATTCAACAGGCTCGTGGAATCTGAAGGATATCAATACCGACCTTTATGCAAGGGTGGATCAAGGATTTATGATTCCTTCGAATACAGATTATCGTGTATTGTTCAGTTCTTTCCATAAAGATAATTTTGAAAACGTTCGTATCTGTTATGGAGTGGGGAAATATATGAAAGTTTCTGGTAATAACTGGGTCTCAGGAAGCAGTCTTAGAGATTTCTCCTTTTTATTTGAAGAAGTAAAGCCCATTTCATCGGTTACAACCTTTAGCGAAGTAAACGGCAGCACTATGCAGCAACTCCGCTTCAATGCATACAGCCGTCTTAATGGAACTCCAAAAACATTGCAAGGGTCGGTTTCTTATGCCATGACAATGGAAAGCGGTAAATGGTATCCTCTTAATTTTGCGGCACCATTGGAAGAGGTCTCTTTTCAAGGCAAGATTGTCAACGGAGATACTGTGCGTCTTGGTGGAAAGATGACTCTGGAAGCCGACTTCGAAGTGAGAAAGTATGAAAATGGTCAGCTTTATGCTGTAAAGTCGTTCGATAAGGCTCTTCCGGCGGGAGCGTACCTGATTCGATTGAAGAACGGAATGTTGAACGACAAGAATATAATATTCCGAACAGCAATGAATGTACAATTCAAGGATACACCTACACAACCAAGAACAAATTGTCTTTGTGGATCGGACATGGCACGCAGCACTTCTGTAAGCGGTATAACCGGTTACTATATTGTGAACAGTACAGGAGACAAAATGACCTTTGTCAAAGGTTCCCTTCCAAGTTTGGCTCCGTTTGAGGCGTATGTGCCTTATACCGGTAATGTTGATACAGCATTTGCCGAGATTGATTTAAACGGTGAGGCTATATTTATTTCGGGAGTGGAATCTGAAGTTGAAGGAAAAGTTGAAGTTATGGTTGAAAATGGATATATAAAGGTGACTGGTACTGAGAGTCTGTTTACTGTTTATACTATCAGCGGTACAGAAGTGTCTGCTCTGAAGCAGCAATCTCCAGGATATTACTTGGTTATAGTGGATGGCAAGGCATATAAAATACTTGTTCATTAG
- a CDS encoding tryptophanase: MQEIKFYSGENIPLELHKVRIVQKLHLVSVERRLEALKEGGFNTFRLSTKDVFLDMLTDSGTNAMSDNQLAAMMRADDAYAGSQSFDRLQKSVEHVLDKKYLLPVHQGRAAENILSVAYVKKGSLIPMNYHFTTAMAHITDKGGQIAELLYDEAYVINSSCPFKGNMNIEKLEEVIRTHGAENIPFIRMEASTNLIGGQPFSIQNLRDVRAIADKYGIRLVLDASLLGENAYLILQREEEFRNSDMATVVKAMTGLADLCYFSARKLSSSRGGGICTNDIKIFKELEAFIPLYEGFLTYGGMSIREVEAMAVGLYEVLDESSISQSPRFIKYLVEQLDSKDIPVVKPAGVLGVHVDAMNFCSHIPQQQYPAGALAAALFLISGVRGMERGTMSNQRDENGVEPMSDMELLRLAVPRRVFTLSQIKYVEDRLTWLFENRHLIGGLKFVEEPPVLRFFMGKLAPLSDWPEKLMAKFKEDFGNSL, from the coding sequence ATGCAAGAAATTAAATTCTATAGCGGAGAAAATATTCCGTTAGAACTGCACAAAGTACGCATCGTACAAAAACTACATCTTGTTTCTGTTGAACGCCGCCTTGAAGCTCTTAAAGAAGGTGGATTTAATACATTCAGACTTAGCACAAAAGATGTATTTCTCGATATGTTGACCGACTCTGGTACTAATGCCATGAGTGATAATCAGCTGGCTGCAATGATGCGTGCTGATGATGCTTATGCCGGTTCGCAGAGCTTTGACCGCCTCCAGAAATCCGTTGAACATGTTCTAGATAAGAAATACTTGTTGCCTGTGCATCAGGGACGTGCCGCTGAAAATATTCTTTCGGTTGCTTATGTAAAAAAGGGAAGTCTTATCCCAATGAATTACCATTTCACTACGGCAATGGCCCATATTACTGACAAGGGCGGACAAATTGCCGAATTGTTATATGATGAGGCTTATGTAATTAATTCCAGCTGCCCTTTTAAAGGCAATATGAATATCGAAAAGTTGGAAGAGGTCATAAGAACCCATGGTGCCGAAAATATTCCCTTTATCCGTATGGAAGCGTCGACTAATCTGATTGGCGGTCAGCCATTTTCCATACAAAACCTGCGTGACGTGCGTGCAATTGCCGACAAATATGGAATTCGCCTGGTTCTAGACGCTAGCTTGTTAGGAGAAAATGCATATCTGATTCTGCAACGCGAAGAAGAGTTCAGAAACTCTGATATGGCAACGGTTGTTAAAGCCATGACTGGCTTGGCTGATCTGTGCTATTTTTCTGCCCGCAAACTCAGTTCTTCTCGTGGTGGTGGTATCTGTACAAACGATATAAAGATTTTTAAAGAACTTGAAGCATTCATACCTCTTTATGAAGGTTTTCTTACTTATGGTGGAATGTCTATTCGTGAAGTAGAAGCTATGGCTGTGGGATTGTATGAAGTACTTGATGAAAGTAGTATCAGTCAAAGCCCTCGTTTTATTAAATATCTGGTAGAACAACTAGATTCTAAGGATATACCAGTTGTGAAGCCTGCCGGTGTACTTGGTGTTCATGTGGATGCGATGAATTTTTGCTCTCATATACCTCAGCAGCAATATCCTGCCGGAGCATTGGCAGCTGCGTTATTTCTGATTTCAGGTGTGCGTGGAATGGAACGTGGTACAATGTCAAACCAGCGTGACGAAAATGGGGTGGAACCTATGTCGGATATGGAATTACTTAGGCTGGCTGTTCCTCGTCGTGTGTTTACACTATCTCAGATTAAATATGTGGAAGATAGACTTACCTGGTTATTTGAAAACCGTCATCTGATTGGTGGACTAAAATTCGTGGAAGAACCGCCTGTACTAAGATTTTTTATGGGAAAACTGGCCCCATTATCTGATTGGCCGGAAAAACTGATGGCTAAGTTTAAGGAAGATTTTGGTAACAGTCTATAA
- a CDS encoding porin family protein, with amino-acid sequence MKKLFLFVVILLLGNVVVMAQDSKVSWNVKAGINLSNWTGGETDGTDAKIGFKVGGGMEYAFDKTWSLQPSLFFTTKGTKETLIPENLTVNQVYLELPVNVQARVPVSDNLNMLFAAGPYFGYGIAGKTSYGNVKDDTFGDKGLGLKRFDAGLGFGVSFEISQIILGLDGQLGLTKLGDGDAPKNINFGLSVGYKF; translated from the coding sequence ATGAAAAAACTGTTTTTATTTGTAGTCATCTTATTACTGGGTAATGTAGTAGTAATGGCACAGGATTCAAAAGTTTCGTGGAACGTGAAAGCTGGTATAAACCTGAGTAACTGGACCGGAGGTGAGACTGACGGAACAGACGCCAAAATCGGCTTTAAGGTTGGTGGTGGCATGGAGTATGCTTTCGATAAGACCTGGTCCTTACAACCATCTCTCTTTTTTACCACTAAAGGTACTAAAGAAACTTTAATACCAGAAAACCTAACAGTGAATCAAGTTTATCTCGAATTGCCTGTAAATGTACAAGCCAGAGTTCCGGTTTCAGATAATCTGAATATGTTGTTTGCAGCTGGTCCATACTTTGGATATGGCATTGCAGGTAAAACAAGTTATGGTAATGTGAAAGATGATACATTTGGTGATAAAGGTTTAGGTCTGAAGAGGTTTGATGCCGGACTGGGTTTTGGAGTATCGTTTGAAATTTCGCAAATTATTCTGGGGCTTGACGGTCAGCTAGGTTTAACCAAACTAGGTGATGGCGATGCTCCTAAGAATATCAACTTTGGTTTATCCGTTGGTTATAAATTCTGA
- a CDS encoding GNAT family N-acetyltransferase translates to MSINNKDMQFRSATEGDAARIWEIIQQAQAQMRSLNSKQWQNGYPSPVNIARDIEKGYGYVLTNDNQVVAYGAVIFDGEPAYDALEGKWLSDNPYVVVHRLAVADEVKKRGVATEFMHRVEELSLSKGIHSFRLDTNFDNHYMLKMLSTLGFTYCGEVMYQDPRKAFEKLL, encoded by the coding sequence ATGAGTATAAACAATAAAGATATGCAATTCAGAAGTGCGACAGAAGGTGATGCAGCACGTATTTGGGAAATTATTCAGCAAGCACAAGCTCAGATGCGCAGTTTGAATAGCAAACAATGGCAGAACGGATATCCTTCCCCCGTAAATATCGCTCGAGATATTGAAAAAGGGTACGGATATGTTCTTACTAATGACAATCAGGTTGTGGCTTACGGAGCAGTAATCTTTGACGGAGAACCTGCTTATGATGCACTTGAAGGAAAGTGGTTGAGTGATAATCCTTATGTGGTGGTACATCGTTTGGCCGTAGCTGACGAGGTAAAAAAAAGAGGAGTGGCAACTGAATTTATGCACCGGGTTGAGGAACTGAGCCTTTCGAAAGGAATTCATAGTTTCAGGTTAGACACAAATTTTGATAATCATTACATGCTAAAAATGCTTTCTACACTCGGATTTACTTATTGCGGAGAGGTGATGTATCAAGATCCGAGAAAGGCATTCGAAAAATTATTATGA
- a CDS encoding S8 family peptidase, with the protein MKKKLLNSTLAAVSLIGTMAILSPGCSNEELTMDVTGGSGIKTRSINADSSVESEFVANEVLVKFRNDVPDSVCLKALNNVNAVVARKILTNAMKRLGDRKGLMLINVPDVANAVGLLKRLEAVEYAEPNFIYKKEAINDTYFANGSLWGMYSSSSSPSNEFGCGAADAWAAGHTGSSDLYVGIIDEGYMYMHEDLAANAGVNPGEIPDNRIDDDGNGYVDDVYGWNFANNNNKVFDAALDDHGTHVAGTIGAVGNNGIGVAGVCWNVKLLSGKFMGRKGGTTADAIEAIDYFTNLKKAGVNIVATNNSWGGGGYSQALYDAIERANEAGIIFIAAAGNDGMNIDRTPYYPACYSNSNIITVASITSTGGLSIFSNYGATSVDIAAPGSGIYSCIPLKSKGKVLSSYALSDGTSMAAPHVTGAVVLYLSSHPDASISEVIQAIKSNAVPTPALSGKCVTGGRLNISSF; encoded by the coding sequence ATGAAAAAAAAACTACTTAATTCCACATTGGCAGCCGTCTCTTTGATTGGAACGATGGCCATCCTCTCGCCGGGTTGCTCAAACGAAGAATTAACCATGGATGTAACAGGCGGTTCAGGTATTAAGACCCGATCAATCAATGCGGATTCATCTGTTGAATCGGAATTTGTCGCTAACGAAGTACTGGTGAAATTTAGAAATGATGTACCAGACTCTGTCTGCTTAAAAGCGTTGAACAATGTAAATGCTGTTGTTGCTAGAAAGATTCTGACCAATGCCATGAAACGTTTAGGTGACAGAAAAGGACTGATGCTGATAAATGTACCCGATGTTGCTAATGCAGTAGGATTGCTGAAACGTTTAGAAGCGGTTGAATATGCCGAGCCCAACTTCATCTATAAAAAAGAAGCAATTAACGACACATATTTCGCCAATGGATCGCTTTGGGGCATGTATAGTTCCTCTTCTTCTCCGTCAAATGAATTCGGTTGTGGGGCAGCAGATGCCTGGGCCGCAGGACATACGGGTTCAAGCGATCTTTATGTGGGAATAATCGATGAAGGATATATGTATATGCACGAAGATCTGGCTGCGAATGCAGGAGTGAATCCGGGTGAGATACCGGATAATCGGATTGATGATGATGGCAACGGATATGTGGATGATGTATATGGATGGAACTTTGCCAACAATAATAATAAGGTTTTCGATGCTGCTCTCGACGACCATGGAACACATGTGGCCGGAACAATTGGTGCTGTGGGAAACAATGGAATAGGCGTGGCAGGTGTATGCTGGAATGTAAAACTGTTAAGCGGAAAGTTTATGGGTCGCAAAGGAGGAACTACTGCTGATGCAATTGAGGCGATTGACTACTTTACTAATCTGAAAAAAGCAGGAGTGAATATCGTCGCAACAAATAATTCCTGGGGTGGAGGAGGATACTCCCAAGCATTGTATGATGCCATTGAGCGCGCTAACGAGGCGGGTATAATCTTTATTGCAGCTGCAGGTAACGATGGAATGAATATTGACCGTACACCATATTATCCTGCATGTTATAGTAACAGCAATATTATTACTGTAGCTTCTATTACCAGCACCGGAGGGTTGTCTATCTTTTCTAATTATGGAGCTACATCAGTAGATATTGCCGCGCCGGGTTCCGGAATCTATTCATGTATTCCTTTGAAATCTAAAGGAAAGGTGCTTTCATCTTATGCTCTGTCTGATGGAACATCAATGGCGGCCCCTCATGTGACTGGAGCCGTTGTTCTCTATCTGTCATCTCATCCGGATGCTTCTATTTCTGAAGTAATTCAAGCTATAAAATCTAATGCTGTACCAACTCCCGCGCTTTCAGGAAAGTGTGTTACTGGCGGAAGGTTAAATATAAGTAGTTTCTAA